In a genomic window of Helianthus annuus cultivar XRQ/B chromosome 10, HanXRQr2.0-SUNRISE, whole genome shotgun sequence:
- the LOC110886881 gene encoding proline-rich receptor-like protein kinase PERK1 gives MSSPSPVTSPAPTTPPPADTTSPPPAAASPPPTTPASPPPAATSPPSPAPPVSPVSSPPAPDTPAPAISPPAPPTSTASPPPTTSPTPPSPPAPPTSRNTPPSPPGRSPPSPPPPRGGSSSTRTPATTSSPENNSPAISTGVVVGIAIGGVLILAVLTILFLCCKKKRKRSQTPVGYYVPPPPPPPPKVDSYGGQPQQWQQNAPPPNDHLVTMPPTKPKPKPPPPMPAYTPQPPPPPPPFSSGGSDSNYSGGSTPLPPPSPGMSLGFSKSTFSYEELAMATDGFSEANLLGQGGFGYVHRGVLPNGKEVAVKQLKTGSGQGEREFQAEVEIISRVHHKHLVSLVGYCMTGTQRLLVYEFVPNNTLEYHLHGKNRPVMEFPTRLRIALGAAKGLAYLHEDCHPKIIHRDIKAANILLDFHFEAMVADFGLAKITSEVATHVSTRVMGTFGYLAPEYASSGKLTDKSDVFSYGVMLLELITGRRPVDSAQTFMDDSLVDWARPMLRRAMDDGNFDSIVDPRLRKEYNHDEMARMISCAAACIRHSARRRPRMSQVVRALEGDVSLSDLNEGIRPGSSFGSHGSSDYDAGQYNEDMVKFRKMALSTQEYASSEYSRPTTEYGLYPSGSSSEGQNTREMEMSKYKRDGPGFGDGF, from the exons ATGTCATCACCGTCGCCGGTGACTTCTCCGGCGCCCACAACACCACCACCGGCTGACACCACTTCACCACCACCCGCCGCCGCATCACCACCGCCCACCACCCCTGCATCCCCACCTCCGGCAGCCACTTCTCCTCCATCCCCTGCCCCCCCTGTTTCTCCTGTTTCTTCTCCGCCGGCGCCGGACACTCCAGCTCCTGCAATTTCCCCACCGGCGCCACCCACGTCCACCGCCTCACCGCCTCCGACCACCTCTCCCACCCCACCGTCTCCTCCGGCGCCACCCACTTCTAGAAACACTCCGCCGTCTCCTCCGGGCAGATCTCCGCCGTCTCCGCCGCCGCCAAGAGGGGGTTCCAGTTCCACCCGTACTCCGGCGACAACATCTTCGCCGGAGAATAATTCTCCGGCGATTTCAACTGGGGTTGTTGTTGGGATTGCTATTGGTGGGGTTTTGATTCTTGCTGTTTTGACTATCTTGTTTCTTTGCtgtaaaaagaaaagaaaaagaagtcAAACTCCGGTGGGTTATTATgttcctccaccaccaccaccaccacctaaaG TTGACTCTTATGGTGGTCAACCACAacaatggcaacaaaatgcaccACCACCAAATGATCATCTTGTAACAATGCCACCAACAAAACCTAAGCCTAAACCTCCACCACCAATGCCAGCTTATACACCTCAgcctccaccgccaccgccgccgTTTAGTAGTGGCGGGTCGGATTCGAATTATTCCGGCGGTTCGACACCACTCCCTCCGCCGTCGCCTGGGATGTCGCTAGGATTTTCGAAGAGTACGTTTAGTTACGAAGAGTTAGCGATGGCGACGGATGGGTTTTCGGAAGCGAATCTTCTTGGACAAGGTGGGTTTGGGTATGTTCATAGAGGGGTGCTTCCGAATGGGAAAGAAGTGGCGGTTAAACAGTTGAAAACCGGTAGTGGACAGGGTGAGCGCGAGTTTCAGGCGGAGGTTGAGATTATTAGCCGAGTTCATCACAAGCATCTTGTTTCGTTGGTTGGATATTGTATGACTGGAACTCAAAGATTACTTGTTTACGAGTTTGTTCCGAATAACACATTGGAGTACCACTTACACG GAAAGAATCGTCCCGTTATGGAATTCCCGACAAGATTGCGAATAGCACTAGGAGCTGCGAAAGGACTAGCTTATCTCCACGAGGATT GCCATCCGAAGATCATTCATCGCGATATTAAAGCTGCTAACATACTTCTTGATTTCCATTTCGAAGCGATG GTTGCCGATTTTGGGCTTGCCAAGATTACTTCTGAAGTTGCGACACATGTCTCAACGCGCGTGATGGGTACCTTTGG GTATCTAGCTCCAGAGTATGCATCTTCCGGCAAACTCACAGACAAATCAGACGTTTTCTCGTATGGGGTCATGCTCTTGGAATTGATCACTGGGCGTAGGCCCGTTGATTCCGCTCAAACATTTATGGATGATAGTTTAGTAGATTGG GCAAGACCGATGCTCAGACGAGCAATGGACGATGGAAACTTCGACTCCATAGTTGACCCACGTCTACGAAAAGAATACAACCACGACGAAATGGCCCGTATGATTTCCTGTGCCGCAGCCTGCATACGCCACTCAGCCCGTCGCAGGCCCAGGATGAGCCAAGTGGTCCGGGCCCTGGAAGGAGACGTTTCACTCTCCGACCTAAACGAAGGAATCCGGCCCGGAAGCAGTTTTGGGTCGCACGGAAGCTCAGACTACGACGCAGGACAGTACAACGAGGATATGGTTAAGTTCCGGAAAATGGCTTTAAGTACACAAGAATACGCTAGCAGCGAATATAGCCGACCCACGACTGAATACGGGTTGTATCCATCTGGGTCAAGCAGCGAAGGGCAGAACACCCGCGAAATGGAAATGAGCAAGTATAAACGAGATGGCCCGGGTTTCGGTGACGGGTTTTGA
- the LOC110886883 gene encoding probable chlorophyll(ide) b reductase NYC1, chloroplastic isoform X2 produces the protein MATTAKFHMILANFHHRTTQSPLPHLGFCRSSVLWDPTPPFSCRRVFVQPCRAFRTEDGKDKRTMKKMGDNNNNNNNNKKNIKKWLQETVKSLIVSKDSMDKLEENLSRIALHVGRYIVTMMSTGVILLIGFSLSGGDGQMNDLVWYSWVGGIIIGTMIGSNMVLDEVSRAGPRNVVITGSTRGLGKALAREFLLSGDRVVIASRSEKSVEMTIKELEENLLEGMATEASSRRKKLANAKVVGTSCDVCDPNDVRNLANFAVNELGSIDIWIVSTNLVGSILCTREAMHVMGNQHKAGHIFNMDGAGSGGSSTPLTAVYGSTKCGLRQLQSSLLKECRKSKVGVHTASPGMVLTDLLLSGSTIQNKQMFNIICELPETVARTLVPRMRVVKGSGKAINYLTPPRILLALVTAWVRRGRWFDDKGRALYAAEADRLRNWAESRTRFSFTDAMEMYTENTWVSVFSLSVVCAFIILSSTTTLPGT, from the exons atgGCCACAACGGCCAAATTTCACATGATTCTGGCCAACTTCCACCACAGAACCACCCAATCGCCACTCCCCCATCTGGGTTTCTGCCGGAGCTCAGTCTTGTGGGACCCAACCCCACCGTTTTCTTGCCGGAGAGTGTTTGTGCAGCCGTGCAGGGCTTTTAGAACAGAGGATGGTAAAGACAAGAGAACCATGAAGAAGATGggggataataataataataataacaataataagaaGAATATAAAGAAATGGTTACAAGAAACTGTGAAGTCTTTGATTGTTTCTAAAGATTCAATGGATAAGTTGGAAGAGAATTTATCAAGG ATTGCTCTTCATGTTGGGAGATATATTGTGACCATGATGAGCACCGGAGTGATCTTGTTGATCGGATTCAGTCTGTCAG GTGGAGATGGTCAAATGAACGATTTAGTTTGGTATAGTTGGGTTGGTGGTATCATTATCGGAACCATGATTGGTTCAAACATGGTTTTAGATGAAGTTAGCCGAGCCGGTCCTCGAAATGTTGTCATTACCGGAAG TACTAGAGGGCTTGGAAAAGCTCTTGCTCGCGAATTCCTACTTTCTGGAGATCGGGTGGTTATTGCTTCACGAAG CGAAAAATCTGTCGAAATGACTATTAAAGAACTTGAAGAGAACTTACTCGAAGGTATGGCAACCGAAGCAAGCTCACGTAGGAAAAAGCTAGCTAATGCAAAAGTGGTTGGAACTTCATGCGATGTTTGTGATCCTAACGACGTTAGAAATTTGGCCAATTTTGCCGTTAATGAACTTGGTTCGATAGACATTTGG ATTGTGTCTACAAACTTGGTGGGGTCCATTCTTTGCACCCGCGAAGCAATGCACGTCATGGGTAACCAACATAAAGCGGGTCATATTTTCAACATGGATGGTGCCGGTTCTGGTGGATCAAGTACACCTTTGACAGCCGT GTATGGATCAACAAAATGTGGTCTTAGACAACTTCAATCTTCATTGTTAAAAGAGTGCAGAAAGTCTAAAGTTGGAGTTCATACGGCGTCTCCAGGCATGGTTCTCACAGACTTGCTCTTGAg TGGGTCTACTATTCAGAACAAGCAAATGTTCAACATAATATGCGAGTTACCGGAGACAGTTGCACGAACGTTGGTACCACGAATGAGGGTTGTAAAAGGAAGCGGAAAAGCGATTAATTACTTAACTCCTCCAAGAATTTTACTTGCTTTGGTTACCGCATGGGTAAGACGAGGACGATGGTTTGATGACAAG GGAAGAGCATTATACGCGGCAGAAGCAGATAGGTTAAGAAACTGGGCCGAAAGCCGAACTCGTTTTTCGTTCACAGACGCTATGGAAATGTACACAGAAAACACTTGGGTTTCGGTTTTTTCACTTTCTGTAGTTTGTGCATTTATCATTCTCTCGAGCACCACCACGCTACCGGGCACCTAA
- the LOC110886883 gene encoding probable chlorophyll(ide) b reductase NYC1, chloroplastic isoform X1, which translates to MATTAKFHMILANFHHRTTQSPLPHLGFCRSSVLWDPTPPFSCRRVFVQPCRAFRTEDGKDKRTMKKMGDNNNNNNNNKKNIKKWLQETVKSLIVSKDSMDKLEENLSRIALHVGRYIVTMMSTGVILLIGFSLSGGDGQMNDLVWYSWVGGIIIGTMIGSNMVLDEVSRAGPRNVVITGSTRGLGKALAREFLLSGDRVVIASRSEKSVEMTIKELEENLLEGMATEASSRRKKLANAKVVGTSCDVCDPNDVRNLANFAVNELGSIDIWINNAGTNKGFRPLLEFTDEEIQQIVSTNLVGSILCTREAMHVMGNQHKAGHIFNMDGAGSGGSSTPLTAVYGSTKCGLRQLQSSLLKECRKSKVGVHTASPGMVLTDLLLSGSTIQNKQMFNIICELPETVARTLVPRMRVVKGSGKAINYLTPPRILLALVTAWVRRGRWFDDKGRALYAAEADRLRNWAESRTRFSFTDAMEMYTENTWVSVFSLSVVCAFIILSSTTTLPGT; encoded by the exons atgGCCACAACGGCCAAATTTCACATGATTCTGGCCAACTTCCACCACAGAACCACCCAATCGCCACTCCCCCATCTGGGTTTCTGCCGGAGCTCAGTCTTGTGGGACCCAACCCCACCGTTTTCTTGCCGGAGAGTGTTTGTGCAGCCGTGCAGGGCTTTTAGAACAGAGGATGGTAAAGACAAGAGAACCATGAAGAAGATGggggataataataataataataacaataataagaaGAATATAAAGAAATGGTTACAAGAAACTGTGAAGTCTTTGATTGTTTCTAAAGATTCAATGGATAAGTTGGAAGAGAATTTATCAAGG ATTGCTCTTCATGTTGGGAGATATATTGTGACCATGATGAGCACCGGAGTGATCTTGTTGATCGGATTCAGTCTGTCAG GTGGAGATGGTCAAATGAACGATTTAGTTTGGTATAGTTGGGTTGGTGGTATCATTATCGGAACCATGATTGGTTCAAACATGGTTTTAGATGAAGTTAGCCGAGCCGGTCCTCGAAATGTTGTCATTACCGGAAG TACTAGAGGGCTTGGAAAAGCTCTTGCTCGCGAATTCCTACTTTCTGGAGATCGGGTGGTTATTGCTTCACGAAG CGAAAAATCTGTCGAAATGACTATTAAAGAACTTGAAGAGAACTTACTCGAAGGTATGGCAACCGAAGCAAGCTCACGTAGGAAAAAGCTAGCTAATGCAAAAGTGGTTGGAACTTCATGCGATGTTTGTGATCCTAACGACGTTAGAAATTTGGCCAATTTTGCCGTTAATGAACTTGGTTCGATAGACATTTGG ATAAACAATGCCGGAACCAACAAAGGTTTCCGACCATTGTTGGAGTTTACCGACGAAGAAATACAACAA ATTGTGTCTACAAACTTGGTGGGGTCCATTCTTTGCACCCGCGAAGCAATGCACGTCATGGGTAACCAACATAAAGCGGGTCATATTTTCAACATGGATGGTGCCGGTTCTGGTGGATCAAGTACACCTTTGACAGCCGT GTATGGATCAACAAAATGTGGTCTTAGACAACTTCAATCTTCATTGTTAAAAGAGTGCAGAAAGTCTAAAGTTGGAGTTCATACGGCGTCTCCAGGCATGGTTCTCACAGACTTGCTCTTGAg TGGGTCTACTATTCAGAACAAGCAAATGTTCAACATAATATGCGAGTTACCGGAGACAGTTGCACGAACGTTGGTACCACGAATGAGGGTTGTAAAAGGAAGCGGAAAAGCGATTAATTACTTAACTCCTCCAAGAATTTTACTTGCTTTGGTTACCGCATGGGTAAGACGAGGACGATGGTTTGATGACAAG GGAAGAGCATTATACGCGGCAGAAGCAGATAGGTTAAGAAACTGGGCCGAAAGCCGAACTCGTTTTTCGTTCACAGACGCTATGGAAATGTACACAGAAAACACTTGGGTTTCGGTTTTTTCACTTTCTGTAGTTTGTGCATTTATCATTCTCTCGAGCACCACCACGCTACCGGGCACCTAA